A genomic segment from Nicotiana sylvestris chromosome 1, ASM39365v2, whole genome shotgun sequence encodes:
- the LOC104238495 gene encoding large ribosomal subunit protein eL43 — MTKRTKKAGIVGKYGTRYGASLRKQIKKMEVSQHSKYFCEFCGKYAVKRKAVGIWGCKDCGKVKAGGAYTLNTASAVTVRSTIRRLREQTES, encoded by the exons ATG ACCAAGAGAACCAAGAAGGCTGGTATCGTTGGGAAGTATG GTACCCGTTATGGTGCCAGTTTGAGGAAGCAGATCAAGAAGATGGAGGTTAGTCAGCATAGCAAATACTTCTGTGAGTTTTGCGGAAAG TATGCCGTCAAGAGGAAAGCTGTTGGAATTTGGGGTTGCAAAGACTGCGGCAAAGTGAAAGCTGGCGGTGCTTATACATTGAA CACTGCTAGCGCTGTTACCGTAAGGAGCACTATTCGAAGGCTTAGGGAGCAGACAGAGAGTTAG
- the LOC104238496 gene encoding transcription factor IIIB 60 kDa subunit isoform X1 has product MVWCGYCAENRQSNNVDGKICCSFCGRVLDEDNFSSEPTFVKNAAGQSQLSGNFVRTVKSDYSASRERTLNEAYSDIESMAYALGIDGGDSIARPALAFYTIAVERNFTRGRRKEQVEAACLYIACRENKKPFLLIDFSEYLRINVYILGAVFLQLCKLLSLENHPIVQKPVDPSLFIHRFTDRLFGGRKPNISRTALHIVASMKRDWMQTGRKPSGVCGAALYISALSYGLSCTKSEIIKVVRICEATLTKRLIEFENTESGSLTIDEFNTRAEELEKEERLSVQLYSASKGSGITEVLCEHKKSVELPFAHGLCESCYTDFVKLSGGLDGGSEPPAFQRAERERLMAKEAAEENAEDPNIPMSNQVENNGGEYLEPEKGGNTLSVTGSKYLQISGSEMIGAQSVAKTDDNATPDTLHGLDGMGPDDHDESENFSDIDDAEVDGYLHNEEERRFKEIIWVKMNREYLEEQAVKQAAELAAKNDKEFNLANCSEDVQAAQELAAAAAAAVAKSRKEKQQKRAAELKNSGPAQTAAEATKQMLTRKRLSSKINYDVLEKLFDESAKLENPKKSRNVDDSMDDNMVKSSKIDPEVDETYEEAFGEDVQYDEDFGGYDYDQHYDDDEY; this is encoded by the exons ATGGTGTGGTGTGGTTATTGTGCAGAGAACAGGCAATCCAACAATGTGGATGGTAAAAT ATGTTGTTCCTTCTGTGGAAGAGTTCTTGATGAAGATAATTTTTCAAGTGAGCCCACTTTTGTTAAGAATGCTGCTGGACAG AGCCAATTGTCAGGGAACTTTGTGAGGACTGTCAAAAGTGATTATTCAGCTTCACGTGAAAGAACACTTAACGAAG CATATAGTGATATAGAGAGTATGGCTTATGCATTGGGAATTGATGGTGGTGATTCAATAGCTCGTCCAGCTTTGGCCTTCTATACG ATAGCAGTTGAGAGGAATTTCACAAGGGGGCGTAGGAAAGAGCAAGTTGAGGCTGCGTGTCTTTACATTGCATGCAG GGAGAACAAAAAGCCATTCCTACTCATTGACTTTTCTGAGTACTTGAGGATAAATGT GTATATTTTAGGTGCTGTGTTCTTACAGCTTTGCAAACTTCTAAGCCTTGAAAATCACCCAATTGTTCAAAAACCTGTGGATCCGAGCCTTTTCATTCATCGATTCACTGATC GTTTATTTGGGGGAAGGAAGCCAAATATTTCTAGAACTGCACTTCACATTGTGGCTAGCATGAAGCGAGATTGGATGCAG ACAGGGAGAAAGCCGAGTGGGGTATGTGGAGCTGCATTGTACATCTCTGCTCTTTCATATGGACTGAGTTGTACTAAATCGGAAATT ATCAAAGTCGTGCGCATTTGTGAAGCAACATTGACAAAGCGTTTGATTGAATTCGAAAACACAGAATCTGGAAGCTTAACG ATTGATGAGTTCAATACAAGAGCTGAGGAGCTTGAGAAAGAAGAGAGGCTGTCCGTGCAACTTTATTCGGCGTCGAAAGGATCTGGGATCACAGAAGTGCTATGTGAACACAAGAAAAGCGTTGAGCTGCCCTTTGCCCATGGTCTTTGTGAAAGTTGTTATACTGAT TTTGTAAAACTTTCAGGTGGGCTTGATGGAGGTTCTGAACCTCCAGCCTTCCAACGCGCTGAGAGGGAAAGATTAATGGCAAAAGAAGCTGCTGAAGAAAACGCTGAGGATCCAAATATTCCCATGTCCAATCAGGTGGAGAACAATGGTGGCGAGTATCTGGAG CCTGAAAAGGGAGGGAACACCTTGAGTGTGACTGGAAGTAAATATTTGCAGATATCAGGGTCTGAGATGATAG GGGCACAATCAGTGGCTAAAACTGATGATAATGCGACTCCTGATACATTACATGGCTTGGATGGTATGGGTCCTGATGATCATGACGAATCAGAGAACTTTTCCGATATCGATGATGCAGAG GTTGATGGTTATCTTCACAATGAGGAGGAGAGGCGTTTTAAGGAGATCATTTGGGTAAAGATGAACCGAGAATATCTTGAG GAACAAGCGGTTAAGCAAGCGGCTGAATTAGCAGCAAAGAACGATAAGGAGTTCAATTTAGCTAACTGTTCGGAGGATGTGCAAGCTGCACAGGAGCTTGcggctgctgctgctgctgctgttgcaaAATCAAGAAAG GAAAAACAACAGAAAAGGGCTGCAGAACTGAAAAATTCTGGTCCCGCTCAAACTGCTGCAGAAGCAACGAAGCAAATGTTAACTAGAAAG AGGCTGAGCTCTAAGATCAACTATGATGTGCTAGAGAAGCTTTTTGATGAGTCT GCAAAACTTGAGAACCCAAAGAAAAGTCGAAATGTGGATGATTCAATGGATGATAACATGGTAAAGAGCAGCAAAATTGATCCGGAAGTAGATGAGACTTACGAAGAAGCATTTGGCGAGGATGTGCAATATGATGAGGATTTTGGAGGATATGACTATGATCAACACTACGATGATGATGAATATTGA
- the LOC104238496 gene encoding transcription factor IIIB 60 kDa subunit isoform X2 produces the protein MVWCGYCAENRQSNNVDGKICCSFCGRVLDEDNFSSEPTFVKNAAGQSQLSGNFVRTVKSDYSASRERTLNEAYSDIESMAYALGIDGGDSIARPALAFYTIAVERNFTRGRRKEQVEAACLYIACRENKKPFLLIDFSEYLRINVYILGAVFLQLCKLLSLENHPIVQKPVDPSLFIHRFTDRLFGGRKPNISRTALHIVASMKRDWMQTGRKPSGVCGAALYISALSYGLSCTKSEIIKVVRICEATLTKRLIEFENTESGSLTIDEFNTRAEELEKEERLSVQLYSASKGSGITEVLCEHKKSVELPFAHGLCESCYTDFVKLSGGLDGGSEPPAFQRAERERLMAKEAAEENAEDPNIPMSNQVENNGGEYLEPEKGGNTLSVTGSKYLQISGSEMIGAQSVAKTDDNATPDTLHGLDGMGPDDHDESENFSDIDDAEVDGYLHNEEERRFKEIIWVKMNREYLEEQAVKQAAELAAKNDKEFNLANCSEDVQAAQELAAAAAAAVAKSRKEKQQKRAAELKNSGPAQTAAEATKQMLTRKAKLENPKKSRNVDDSMDDNMVKSSKIDPEVDETYEEAFGEDVQYDEDFGGYDYDQHYDDDEY, from the exons ATGGTGTGGTGTGGTTATTGTGCAGAGAACAGGCAATCCAACAATGTGGATGGTAAAAT ATGTTGTTCCTTCTGTGGAAGAGTTCTTGATGAAGATAATTTTTCAAGTGAGCCCACTTTTGTTAAGAATGCTGCTGGACAG AGCCAATTGTCAGGGAACTTTGTGAGGACTGTCAAAAGTGATTATTCAGCTTCACGTGAAAGAACACTTAACGAAG CATATAGTGATATAGAGAGTATGGCTTATGCATTGGGAATTGATGGTGGTGATTCAATAGCTCGTCCAGCTTTGGCCTTCTATACG ATAGCAGTTGAGAGGAATTTCACAAGGGGGCGTAGGAAAGAGCAAGTTGAGGCTGCGTGTCTTTACATTGCATGCAG GGAGAACAAAAAGCCATTCCTACTCATTGACTTTTCTGAGTACTTGAGGATAAATGT GTATATTTTAGGTGCTGTGTTCTTACAGCTTTGCAAACTTCTAAGCCTTGAAAATCACCCAATTGTTCAAAAACCTGTGGATCCGAGCCTTTTCATTCATCGATTCACTGATC GTTTATTTGGGGGAAGGAAGCCAAATATTTCTAGAACTGCACTTCACATTGTGGCTAGCATGAAGCGAGATTGGATGCAG ACAGGGAGAAAGCCGAGTGGGGTATGTGGAGCTGCATTGTACATCTCTGCTCTTTCATATGGACTGAGTTGTACTAAATCGGAAATT ATCAAAGTCGTGCGCATTTGTGAAGCAACATTGACAAAGCGTTTGATTGAATTCGAAAACACAGAATCTGGAAGCTTAACG ATTGATGAGTTCAATACAAGAGCTGAGGAGCTTGAGAAAGAAGAGAGGCTGTCCGTGCAACTTTATTCGGCGTCGAAAGGATCTGGGATCACAGAAGTGCTATGTGAACACAAGAAAAGCGTTGAGCTGCCCTTTGCCCATGGTCTTTGTGAAAGTTGTTATACTGAT TTTGTAAAACTTTCAGGTGGGCTTGATGGAGGTTCTGAACCTCCAGCCTTCCAACGCGCTGAGAGGGAAAGATTAATGGCAAAAGAAGCTGCTGAAGAAAACGCTGAGGATCCAAATATTCCCATGTCCAATCAGGTGGAGAACAATGGTGGCGAGTATCTGGAG CCTGAAAAGGGAGGGAACACCTTGAGTGTGACTGGAAGTAAATATTTGCAGATATCAGGGTCTGAGATGATAG GGGCACAATCAGTGGCTAAAACTGATGATAATGCGACTCCTGATACATTACATGGCTTGGATGGTATGGGTCCTGATGATCATGACGAATCAGAGAACTTTTCCGATATCGATGATGCAGAG GTTGATGGTTATCTTCACAATGAGGAGGAGAGGCGTTTTAAGGAGATCATTTGGGTAAAGATGAACCGAGAATATCTTGAG GAACAAGCGGTTAAGCAAGCGGCTGAATTAGCAGCAAAGAACGATAAGGAGTTCAATTTAGCTAACTGTTCGGAGGATGTGCAAGCTGCACAGGAGCTTGcggctgctgctgctgctgctgttgcaaAATCAAGAAAG GAAAAACAACAGAAAAGGGCTGCAGAACTGAAAAATTCTGGTCCCGCTCAAACTGCTGCAGAAGCAACGAAGCAAATGTTAACTAGAAAG GCAAAACTTGAGAACCCAAAGAAAAGTCGAAATGTGGATGATTCAATGGATGATAACATGGTAAAGAGCAGCAAAATTGATCCGGAAGTAGATGAGACTTACGAAGAAGCATTTGGCGAGGATGTGCAATATGATGAGGATTTTGGAGGATATGACTATGATCAACACTACGATGATGATGAATATTGA
- the LOC104238497 gene encoding uncharacterized protein yields MDIEVDHYAVLDLPSGEEGAKLSEKDISKAYKKKALELHPDKRPDDPNAHLNFQKLKTSYEVLKDEKARKLFDDLLRVKREKIQRQSQQDSKRRKMMSDLDARERAAFAPDASALARQEEEQIARKLKEEIARIRAMHSKKVPTATDPSQKETHARAKASTEGKGSSVDKEKVLKVSWEKIGEDYTAQRLRELFSEFGEVEDVVIKSSKKKGSALVVMSSKDAAKAVCGNVLGDLSNPLLIVPLQPTVQPTMPSPFFNAEKDREPEGPSLSNLVGAGYQKFEDSVLEKMRKAAQRKK; encoded by the exons ATGGATATCGAAGTTGATCATTATGCTGTTTTGGATTTACCCTCGGGAGAGGAAGGAGCCAAACTTTCTGAGAAAGACATATCTAAAGCCTATAAGAAGAAGGCATTAGAGTTGCATCCAGACAAGAGGCCTGATGACCCAAATGCTCACTTGAACTTTCAAAAGCTGAAGACTTCATACGAGGTTCTCAAGGATGAGAAAGCTAGGAAGTTATTTGATGATCTACTTCGTGTGAAACGTGAGAAGATCCAACGCCAATCACAACAAGATTCAAAGCGTAGAAAGATGATGTCAGATCTTGATGCAAGAGAACGTGCTGCTTTTGCACCTGATGCCAGCGCTCTAGCTCGACAAGAGGAGGAGCAAATTGCTAGAAAGCTTAAAGAGGAAATTGCTCGAATTCGTGCAATGCATTCAAAGAAGGTGCCTACTGCTACAGATCCTTCACAGAAAGAGACACATGCAAGGGCAAAGGCGAGTACAGAAGGCAAGGGGAGTAGTGTGGACAAGGAAAAGGTGCTTAAGGTATCTTGGGAGAAGATTGGTGAAGATTATACTGCCCAAAGATTGAGAGAGTTATTTAGTGAGTTTGGTGAGGTTGAAGATGTAGTAATCAAGAGTTCTAAGAAGAAAGGCTCCGCTCTTGTTGTCATGTCTTCCAAGGACGCAGCT aAAGCTGTTTGTGGAAATGTCTTGGGGGATCTATCAAATCCTCTCTTAATTGTGCCTCTTCAGCCAACAGTTCAACCCACAATGCCATCTCCATTTTTTAACGCTGAGAAAGATAGAGAACCTGAGGGCCCAAGTTTGAGTAATCTTGTAGGTGCTGGATACCAGAAATTTGAAGACTCAGTATTAGAAAAAATGAGAAAG GCTGCTCAAAGGAAGAAATAG
- the LOC138872571 gene encoding serine/threonine-protein phosphatase 7 long form homolog, giving the protein MEVPPLHPGPASLELLLLQAEHKSSYIWEGELLAQTLHSRRIDDVWDLFNEHQLHPRVIRLLQDTCFYRIIEIGRLQLDWSLLTALIEQWRPETHTFHLPIGEATIMLQGVEVLYGLLVDGLDVALSRGMRDYTGA; this is encoded by the coding sequence ATGGAGGTTCCGCCTTTGCATCCCGGACCTGCCTCCCTAGAGCTACTATTGCTACAGGCCGAGCATAAGTCTTCCTACATATGGGAGGGGGAGTTATTGGCCCAGACTTTACATTCTAGGAGGATAGACGATGTCTGGGACCTTTTTAATGAACATCAGCTCCATCCCCGTGTAATCAGACTCCTGCAGGATACATGCTTTTATAGGATCATTGAGATCGGTCGGCTGCAGCTGGATTGGTCGTTGCTCACTGCTTTGATAGAGCAGTGGCGACCAGAGACGCACACATTCCATTTGCCCATTGGTGAGGCCACTATCATGCTGCAGGGCGTGGAGGTCCTTTATGGGCTACTGGTTGATGGACTTGATGTTGCTTTGTCGCGAGGCATGAGAGATTATACGGGAGCTTAG